Proteins encoded within one genomic window of Triticum aestivum cultivar Chinese Spring chromosome 2D, IWGSC CS RefSeq v2.1, whole genome shotgun sequence:
- the LOC123051988 gene encoding probable calcium-binding protein CML46 has protein sequence MADATAPRPLLRRVLSFREPLLLIPHLVVFLGTVASAFFHSYASFLQSFARSIVVPSPAACAKCPYATSSAVCCEDVGAEEEDEDEELRKEEVEAIMARIGLGVAGAGEGLRASMGHNEVSRLFDAEEPSFAEVRRAFAVFDGDADGFIGAADLQGALARLGFTDVDAAACGAMISSSCGSTDGRMNLFQFVRFLEDGLC, from the coding sequence ATGGCAGACGCAACGGCGCCGCGTCCGCTGCTCCGCCGCGTGCTCTCGTTCCGGGAGCCGCTGCTGCTCATCCCCCACCTCGTCGTCTTCCTCGGCACCGTCGCGTCCGCCTTCTTCCACAGCTACGCCTCCTTCCTCCAGTCCTTCGCCAGGTCCATCGTCGTCCCGTCGCCGGCCGCCTGCGCCAAGTGTCCGTACGCAACGTCGTCGGCGGTGTGCTGCGAGGACGTCggcgccgaggaggaggacgaggacgaggagctgaggaaggaggaggtggaggcgatcATGGCCAGGATCGGGCTGGGAGTGGCCGGCGCCGGCGAGGGGCTGAGGGCCAGCATGGGCCACAACGAGGTGTCCCGGCTGTTCGACGCCGAGGAGCCGAGCTTCGCGGAGGTGCGGCGCGCGTTCGCGGTGTTCGACGGCGACGCGGACGGGTTCATCGGCGCGGCGGACCTGCAGGGCGCCCTCGCGAGGCTCGGGTTCACCGACGTCGACGCCGCCGCGTGCGGGGCCATGATCTCGTCGAGCTGTGGGTCCACGGACGGCAGGATGAACCTGTTCCAGTTCGTCAGATTCCTCGAGGACGGCCTCTGCTGA